A stretch of DNA from Mus musculus strain C57BL/6J chromosome 6, GRCm38.p6 C57BL/6J:
tttaaattgacatAAATGTGTACTTTGCCTGTAGCTCTAAACCACTGAGACAACTCTCTGGCCCACCAGCAAAACTTTAAATTACAAGCCTAAGTATATCCCATTGCAAATCAAGTCCACAAACGGTAGAAACTTAGTTATCCTGTATGTCCCTGCATCTGCAGCGCCCCCCCCCCGCTTAGGTGCTGCTGCTTTTGCTGGTCTGAAAATACTCAGTGGAAAATACCAGAAAGAGCTGGTGGATGtgaaggcacacacctttaatgccaggacccaggaggcagaagcaggctgtcTGTATGACTTGAGGCCAGCCAacgctacatagtgaggccctgtctacaaaatgaaaaagaaaaaaaaaaaagaagaaagaaagaaagaaaagaaaaagaagagaaacagaccAGAAGTTGTAAGTTTTAATTGACTTCCAATTGTTACAATTcttctattttataattattgttGTTAATCTCTTACTGTGCCAAATTTATAAATTAACACTTTACCACAGGTATATTGTACATGTGGAAAATAGAACATGTGGGGCTCACTGCTTCCCAGTTCCGGGTGCCCACTAGGGGTCATGAAACACTCCCGCTCTGAGGAGGCGCGCTGCACAAATCCACCGTACGAATCCACGAGAGTGCTATATTTCTGAGTGTTGTGTTTTTGACAAACCACATTCCTTAACACCAcagcagaaaaaaatacaaatgtcTCTAAATGAATTAGAAAAAAGCCAACCTTCTGATTAAACTATGAATTTAATTTCTGTCACCATATCAAATATATCACCGCTGCTTTCTCCACACATTATTAATTCCTACAGCTAGAGtagggaaaaataatttttaagaatcaGGCTTTTTAAGACCGCTTTATTGAAGCAACGCTATAACCTGGTGaagagttttgatttttattccTTGAGATAGGGTGTTgccacagcccaggctggctctgaacttttgatcctctcgCTTTGTCACAAAGGTATGGATGACAGGCAAGTACCACCAAAGCAGGCAAAAttactttttttccctcttaataCTAGTGGCTATGATAGTCACTGGAGACCTATGAGCAGTGGACTAAACACCAGATTTCTTGAGCTTGTCTACGTAAGAGAAATCTGACTCCCATGTGCAGCTACAACTGAGCGCCACTGTATTAAGATTTCAGCAACGGCCCCTCACTGCGCATGCCCAGCATCTGATACGCGTCCCTCTGAACTCACGCAGCCATGAAGACCTGGTTCTAAGGCCAACTGCTCTGGGCTCACTCAGGCCGCCTCTGCTCTAGTGTTCGTTCCCTTGGAGACCACAGCTGATTAACCATCGAGCAGCCAGTCACCTCTGGCACCGGTCtgctgtggttttgatttgtgttgCTTAGCACTTTTAAGGCACTCAAAGCTCTCTATCTGACACCCAGGACCTGCTCACCCTTGGCTGCATGCGAGGAACTTGATCTTGACAAAGCTTTAGAGCCAAGACCCCATCTTCAACCTAGGAAATTCCATTCTCTGGATGTCGATCCTGAAGCTCTTGAGGCtggcaatgtagctcagtggtagagcatttgtctgGGATACTcggggtcctgggttcaatccccacagTATAGAAAAACAGACCTCCTCAAGTTAATAGTTTATATATTAAATAGTTTCTCAAGTTAATAGTTTATATATTTGGTTCCAAATCACAGGCTATCTCTGCTTCTATCTCTGAATCTATCCCTGATAAAGCCGAGGCAGAAGCAATCAAAAGTCACATTCTTAAAGTCAGGACTTCAGGCTTTGAGAACATTCTCATCAAAAGAGTATAAACTGCCAGGAACTGGGAAACATCTGTATTCCAGCAcataggaggctgagacaggaggattgctgtgatttcaagaccagcctgggctgcataatgAGTTCCAGCCTGGGGTGCAGACTAAGACCCTAGTTGTAACATCccccaaagaagaaaagagagacaagaaAAGATTACAATCTAAACAAACCCAGGCCCACACCAGCCCAATGACCTAACCCAGATGTTTATGAAGTTCCAGGTGACTCTTAAAACCAGACAAGCCTGGGAAAATCCAATGTTTCCCCAGTTATCCAGCCACGCCTCATGTGGAGGGCCTGGAATCAAATCCCAGGCTCTccggagactgaggcaggaggattccacctggacaacttagtgagacccagtctcaaaagaaaaaccacaaaggagggctagggatatagctcagctCAAGAGGGGaacacttgcccagcatgcacggGGCCTCAGGTTCAATCCTCCTGTACCGCCCCCAAATCCAGAGTGATGACATTCTGACAGAAGAACACATTCTCCGAGGAACAGGAACGCTGTGTTTTCTCATGACCCACATGAGGAGTACCAGGAAAGGTTCAAATTCCTCTCTGCTGACTCGGTCCTTCGAGAGCAGGACGCTCGGGGGAGGGGCAGTGCTCAGTTACAGCTCCGTCTTAAGCCTTTCATACAGGTCGTCCTGATCAATCATGTCCTCATTGCCGTTCCAGCGGTGGTAGGCGAGGAGAGCTGCGTTGTAGCCGGCAATGGCGCTCATTTCCATGCAGCTGGCCGCAAACTCGATGCCATTGAGGTAATAGAGCCGGTCGTGGAGGATGATGGAGGGACATTTCTGAGGAGGCTCATAGTGAGGATAGGACAGCCATGGCTTCCGCACAGCATAATCATAGGACAGGAAGAGCTTTGAAATTTGTTCTTTGGTGAGGATGTCCCTGGAGAAGGTCTTCCACACGTGCATGCCATCCACCGCGGGTGGGGGACCCTCCTTCTGTCTTACAGAGGCCACAATGGACAGACTGTTAATAAACATATCGGAGTCATCAGTGACAAGAATTGCCGAGAGGCCAAACTGATCCTTGGGTCTGGAGCTGAAGAGAGTGGAATTGAGTTCTCCTTTGATGAAAGTTGTCACCAGCTGTTGATATGGGTCATTGAATTCCTCGATGGGCGGATCAAAATTTCGGAAAGTTATGTTGGACATCTTCCGGTTCAAAGGAGCAGCCACGAGGACAATGTCATAGAAGTCAGAATGGGTCTCAGATCCTGTTTTATATACCACTTCATACATCTTGGTGGGGTTTCCTAGAGGGCATGGTAAAACATGCAGTTTTTAGTGCTTCTAACACTTAATTTCAGGCCTTCTACAAATAATTCTGCAGCATTCTTGGTCTTCTTTGTGTACACGTACAAGAGTGTGTCTgtatttggaggccagaggctaaCCTCAAGTGTCACCCCCAGGAGTTACCCATCTTgaattctgtctttctctttttttcaagatttatttatttgggctggagagatggctcagcagttaagaatgctgactgctcttccagaggtcctgagttcaattcccaggaaccacatggtggctcacaaccatcaataatgggatctgatgccctcttctggtgtgtctaaagacagctacagtgtgtacttttttttttttaagatttatttattatgtatatggaGTTccgcctgcatgtgtgcctgcatgccagaagagggtaccagatctcattatagatggttatgagtcaccatatggtcgctgggaatttaactcaggatctctgaaagagaagacagtgctcttaacccctgagccatctcttcatcgcCCAGTGTGTActcttataaacaaaataaatcataaaaaggatttattattattattattattatttatagaaATGTTTGTCTATGTGAAGGTCTCTGTACCAAGTATATGTCTGCTGctcgtggaggtcagaagagggtgtcgggtcctctggaactgaagttgcaggccactgtgagctgccatgagggtgctgggaactgaacttaagtTCTttcatcaagtgctcttaacactgagtcatctccccagccccccctTGTTATCTCTCACTGTAGCTCCCCAATTAGGCTAAGCTGGCTACCAGTGAGCCCCAAGAATTCCCCTGCCTCTACTCCCCCCGGCACCACAATTACAAGCACTTAACCAAATGCTCAGCtttgtatgtgggtgctgggatcaaagtcaaGTTCCCATGCTTGCATGGCGAGCAAGTACTTTACTGAAAAGGCtctcatcttcccagccctgtttgtgtttttgagacagtgtctcgtGTTGctcaggctgccttcaaactcgCTATACTGCCAAAGATAGCCttcaacttctgattctcctgcctacAGTTCTGGAGTATTGGAATTATAAGGTCTGTGCCATCACCTAAtttctgtggtgctggagagCAAACCCATGGCTTCATGCTTGCTAGGAAAGTGCTCTACCAACTAAGATACACACCCAGcctgtgacgtgtgtgtgtgtgtgtgtgtgtgtgtgtgtatgtgtgtggtgagcACTCAGGTATATATGCACACCTATGTATGTACGTGTATGCATCTGGGTATGCACACAAAGGCTAGAGGAACACATGGGATGTCCTGTTCTATTGCCCTttgccttattcccttgagacagggtctctcattaacCCGTAGCTAGCAGCAAGCCCCAGTGTTGTCTATACTCTTGGGATTCCAAGCACACACAAGGGACATCTAGCTCTTTTTTAAGCATAGGTActaaggatttgaactcaggtcctcatgtttatgcaacaagtgctcttaccaactgagccatctccccaggccaggAAATCTTTTCTTCTGCCATCTTTTACAAAGTTCCCAAGCAGTGGAACTTCACACTGCTCATGCAGAAACATTCTCAGCTGTGCTAAAGGGCATGACCGTGGCTCATGGGATATGGAAAAAACCTCATCCTCTAAGGGAATGTTCCAAGTTTTGTTCTCACTAAATAGAAGCTATGAGAAGTTATAGACTTGTGGAACTTGACATCAAATCTCCACTACCCATGCAAAAAGCTAGGGGtctttttagtttggtttggctttggtgGCAAcaactttaatgccagcatttgggaggcagaggcaggtggatttctgtgagctcgAGGCCCAACCTAgtccacacagtgagttctaggacagccggaGTTACTTTAGATAGAAAAGCCCtatcttttaaggaaaaaaaaagagggggtgggagggtggttggagagatggctcaatggttaagagcactggatgttctAGCAGAGGGCCTACGATGGATTTCCAGCATCTATaaggtggttcataaccatctgtaactccagttccaaagtatctgatgccctcttctggcctctgagggcattaCATGCCTGTGGTACACATTCGataaaacacacccacacacatgaaataagctttgaaaaaattgtgtgtgtatgcatgtgatatTTTCtggagctatttttttttctttaggaataATGGAAAAATCAAAGTTCGGCCTCACCTGTCTGTTTGGTCCTCGTCTTCTCCTCTATTGACATTACGGAGCCAGATATAAGATTGCTGCTAGAGGCCTGAAGGAGCCCCGAGCAAACAATTTTATTACCACCTTCCACTGCCCAGAGGTTGGAATCGGCAGCCGTCAATGACACCGCCCCTGTCAGGAGGGTGCAAAAACATGCTTTAATTCTGTCTTGGTCAGGTAAATCACTCTCTCCTGACCACTTAGATACTCTGCCCCAAATGCCTCCAGACGCTGTCAGATGACCCTCGGGGCAAAGGTCTTGCTCAGGTGAAAgccactgaaactaacagaagcacaGGACCCTCCGCTGCTAACAACTCACAGACAGAAATAAACTATGTCGGTAAAAATGCCCGAGACACTAAGAACTAGACTCCCCACCGGTGGCTCAGTCCCGATGGGACTACGGCTAGCTCGGATTTCTTCCAATTCTGGCTTACCCACAAAGGCGTTGATGTCTGTGCTCTGGCCATAATTGACCTTCATGACAGGAGCAATCATCTCGTTGAGAAACGTCTCGGAGAAGCCTGCTTTCTTCAGGTTTTCACGGAGAGTTTGGTTAAGCAGTCTGACGTAGTCATCCCCTCCGATGGCGTGCATCAACTTTTCTACACTGCTAAAGGCATAGTCATGGGACTGGTAACGGTAGATCCTtgcaaaaaagagaaatggcTATTAAACGCCACTCAGGACATGGAGCTACAAACAGCATCAGAAGATGAAACTGATACCAGGCTTTGCAAATTGTAGGACACCCTGGGATACACAGTGAAATTCTACCTAATACTAATAATGATAATGACAATGATAATGGGGctagatatggctcagcagttaagagcacttgctgctcttgcagagaacttgggTTCTTGTTTGGTTCtgcttgagacagagtttctctgaacAGTCCAGGATGttctagaactccctctgtagactaaCTAGACTGGCCTGAAACGCagagatcctgcctctgcctctgcctcccaagtgctgggattaaaggtttgtgcctcCACCACCTGATTTAGGactaggttctgttcccagcatccacatggaaacTCACATCATctgttaacttttttttctttctttttttttttttttttttttttttttggttttttgagacagggtttctctgtgtgtagccctggctgtcctggaactcactttgtagaccaggctggcctcgaactcagaaatccacctgcctctgcctcccaagtgctgggattaaaggcgtgcgccaccacgcccggctgttaaCTCTTtttccaagagatctgatgccttcttctgacctctttggaCACTAGGTGTGCATGTGATCGTGGACATACATACAGACTAAAGtgcacacaatttttttttaaatcatgaattGAATTCCATGTTTCCTTTTGATGAGTTCCTACCAGACAAGGGAGGCACAGTTTAATCTCAgccctctgccctcccctctgCCTTCTACCTCAAGACATCTGTGCTCTTAAATATGTTCAATGggacattttcaaagagatgTGCATAtcttggggatatagctcagctgACAGAGTGCTCACCTTGCAAACACAAAATCCTGGGACtgacacccctacccccacccccagcaccacataaaacttatgcctataattccaacaTTCAGGAGGTTGGCCAGCCTGAAATTCACAATTTCAATTataggtgatctgatgccctcttctggcctctgggggctcctgcacacacttgtgcaaatTTATACACAtgggctcacacacatacacataaatttaaaaaaaaaaaaacttaaaaaattttaCAAAAAGGCCTCACTCTAGGTTcagtggagatggctcagtgggctaaCAGTGTCGGCTATGCAAGTCTAGAGACCTAAGTTCACTcccctgtgtgtgcatatgcacttgtacacacacacacacacacacacacacacacacacacacacacagagaagataaAGACATGGCTGAAGAAGATAAAGACATGGCTGAGGAAAATACTGTATGCCGACTCctgtgtgcactcacatacacagaggcaaatggatggatacaCCTACAGAGAAGTGCACGCACACCAAACCCCAAAGCCACACTTCACCTCAGTTTACCTTTCCTCCAAGCTCTTGTGCTCAGGATCTCACTCACCAGCACGAGGCAGGCACTGAGACTGAGTCTCCAGTCAGCCTGGGAGGCAGCTCCAGCTTTGGCATTTCCTAGGTGGGTGGCTTTCCACACTTAAAGCCTGGACATCTCCATTCTCCCCATGTGCAGAAGGCTGCCGAGCCGACTGACTGCCATGAGaactcatgctttttttttttttttttttttttttttttggtggtcatTGTCGTTGTTCAGACTAAACTTCCGAATCATGCTTTGCCCATGTTTCTTTAGTGTTGCCAGACACTCTGAGATTCTACACAAAGTCAACTCCTTAAATGAGATGGTCGGGCGTGCCAGGCAAGtgtcctaccactgagccacatctcagcCCTCGCCAAGTACAATTTAGAAGCAAACACGTATGATATATTCAGATCCCAAGTAGGATGATGATCTGTATGATGTCTGCGAAAACGTTTTGCCTAATGAGGTGGTGATGAGGTAGAGCTGGTGCAGGAGACTAACCCTGTCACGCTCCCGGGCCGACAGATCTTAGATCCACCAGAGGCTGAATAGTTACCTCATGAACTTGTCCAACAAGTCTTCTACCCACATGTGCATTCTGAGGGACTGAAACCCATAGCGCCACACCAGCTTAATCACGTTGATTACAAACCAGCTGCTCTCCTCAAACACCAGAGACTTTCCATTGTACACGCCCACCAGGCCACCTGAAGCGGGAACACTGGAGAGACCTGCCAAAACAGAGGGAGGGGCTCCAGACACGGCTCTGTGGTTAAGGgcccttgctgctcttatagaggacctgggttcagttccgaGTACCCATGTcaggcggctcacaaccacctgtaactcttgCATGGATAtatccccccaccaccacccacccaccccccccccacacacacagatacataattttaaaaataaataaataaatcttgaaatgatacaaaacaagacaaagctaGAGGAAAGGTAGGCCAGTGATTTCTACACTGGTCCAATGAAAAGGGAATTTGGGAGACCTGTTAGGGACTTTCTGGACTGAGTGACTTAGGGGCCATTCCCAGGTCTCAGGAAACACATTAGAGTTCTATTTTTAGAACAGTGTGGACACAGGACTGACTGCTCGATCCACAAACTGACACAGCAGGAGATGGGTCAGAAAATCTCATACCTGTACCAAACTAAACCCACTAGTCTCAGTCATGGAGAAGAAAGCCTCTGCCAGGGCTGGGAAGGGCACCCGAGGAGTAAGAGAGGTCCCATCCTACGCAAGCCTCAACTTTGCAAAACTGGGAAACTCAGGTAAATGGGAAACGGCCAGAGTTACACAATATTCCCTAAGAGAAGGCTTGCACAGGCCTGCCAGCCTTCCCCGAACATGGCCCGCTCCTCTGCCGACAACGTGTCAGTCATGTGTCCCCGTGAGTACATGTCTGAACCCTGTCTGAACGACTTCAAGCCAAGTGTTGGAAGCCCATGGATCTCATTTTCTCAGCAGCAGAATGAGCTAAAAACACTCTGCTAGCTCAAAGCACTCTGATTTCTCAACCCAAAGCCTGAAGTTTAAGAACTGACAACAGGGGGCTGCAACATGGCTCAGCCCCAAATGGACtgcacctgggttcaattcctgagacccacacagtagaagaaaaagaactGACTGGatcaattgtcctctgacc
This window harbors:
- the Pcyox1 gene encoding prenylcysteine oxidase isoform 2 precursor (isoform 2 precursor is encoded by transcript variant 2), with product MGRFAAALVGSLFWLGLLLCGLGSLASAEPRAPPNRIGLSSVPASGGLVGVYNGKSLVFEESSWFVINVIKLVWRYGFQSLRMHMWVEDLLDKFMRIYRYQSHDYAFSSVEKLMHAIGGDDYVRLLNQTLRENLKKAGFSETFLNEMIAPVMKVNYGQSTDINAFVGAVSLTAADSNLWAVEGGNKIVCSGLLQASSSNLISGSVMSIEEKTRTKQTGNPTKMYEVVYKTGSETHSDFYDIVLVAAPLNRKMSNITFRNFDPPIEEFNDPYQQLVTTFIKGELNSTLFSSRPKDQFGLSAILVTDDSDMFINSLSIVASVRQKEGPPPAVDGMHVWKTFSRDILTKEQISKLFLSYDYAVRKPWLSYPHYEPPQKCPSIILHDRLYYLNGIEFAASCMEMSAIAGYNAALLAYHRWNGNEDMIDQDDLYERLKTEL
- the Pcyox1 gene encoding prenylcysteine oxidase isoform 1 precursor (isoform 1 precursor is encoded by transcript variant 1), producing MGRFAAALVGSLFWLGLLLCGLGSLASAEPRAPPNRIAIVGAGIGGTSSAYYLRKKFGKDVKIDVFEREEVGGRLATLKVQGHDYEAGGSVIHPLNLHMKRFVKELGLSSVPASGGLVGVYNGKSLVFEESSWFVINVIKLVWRYGFQSLRMHMWVEDLLDKFMRIYRYQSHDYAFSSVEKLMHAIGGDDYVRLLNQTLRENLKKAGFSETFLNEMIAPVMKVNYGQSTDINAFVGAVSLTAADSNLWAVEGGNKIVCSGLLQASSSNLISGSVMSIEEKTRTKQTGNPTKMYEVVYKTGSETHSDFYDIVLVAAPLNRKMSNITFRNFDPPIEEFNDPYQQLVTTFIKGELNSTLFSSRPKDQFGLSAILVTDDSDMFINSLSIVASVRQKEGPPPAVDGMHVWKTFSRDILTKEQISKLFLSYDYAVRKPWLSYPHYEPPQKCPSIILHDRLYYLNGIEFAASCMEMSAIAGYNAALLAYHRWNGNEDMIDQDDLYERLKTEL